From Paenibacillus sp. PL2-23:
ATACATATTGCGGTTCCGACGGCGTTCCATAATGATGAATCGTTGAACGCGGAGGCGACGCTGGCGCATATCCGAGATCTGCGCGGCCGAGGCATTCGCTCCGTGCTCATATGCGGTTCGACCGGAGAACAGCATAGGGGAGTGGTTGAGCGGCAGGAAGGCGACGGTGATACGTCGGTCATGTGCCGCGATGTATGAAAGCTGGTGAATTAGGTAACTCTTTATGTGTTCAACTTGTAAAGTGAGAATTATTCTCGAAAAGCTGTTTAAACCACTTGACAAGCCGTGCCGAAATGATTATATTTAGTTTTAGATTCAGTTTATAATAATTACAAACAAAGAATGATAATCAAAGGAGAGAATATCAATGTCCCTTATTGGAAAAGAAGTACTACCGTTCAAAGCGTCCGCTTACCACAATGGCAAATTCATCGATGTATCCGAAGCTGATTTCAAAGGCAAATGGAGCGTTGTGTGCTTCTATCCGGCTGACTTCACTTTCGTATGCCCGACTGAGCTTGGCGACCTGCAAGATCAATACGCTACATTGAAGTCCCTTGGCGTAGAAGTATACTCCGTATCGACAGATACTCACTTCACGCACAAAGCATGGCATGACAGCTCCGAAACAATCGGCAAAATCGAGTACATCATGATTGGTGACCCATCCCATACGATCTCCCGCAACTTCGACGTTCTGATCGAAGAGGACGGACTTGCTGACCGCGGCACATTCATCATCGATCCGGACGGCGTAATCCAAACGGTAGAAATCACTGCTGGCGGCATTGGCCGCGATGCAAGCTCGCTGATCAACAAAATCAAGGCTGCGCAATACGTTCGCAACAATCCAGGCGAGGTATGCCCTGCCAAGTGGCAAGAAGGCTCCACAACGCTTAAGCCAAGCCTTGATCTTGTTGGCAAGATCTAAGGAGCTTTGCGATGTTATTAGACGCAGATATTAAGGCACAGCTGCAGCAGTATCTTCAGCTTATGGAAGGCGATGTGCTGATCAAAGTCAGCGCGGGAGCCGATCCCGCGTCGAAGGACATGCTTGCTCTGATGGACGAGCTTGTAAGCATGACTTCCCGCATTCAAGTGGAGCGCGCGGAGCTAAGCAGAACACCTAGCTTCAGCGTTAACCGAGCAGGAGAGGATACCGGTGTTGTATTCGCCGGTATCCCGCTCGGCCATGAGTTTACGTCGCTTGTGCTGGCCTTGCTTCAAGCAAGCGGCAGAGCGCCGAAGGTGGATCAAAGTGTAATTGATGGGATCAAAGGCATCAAAGGCACTTATGCCTTCGAATCCTATATCAGCTTGAGCTGCCACAACTGCCCTGACGTTGTACAGGCTCTTAATCTCATGAGCATTCTGAATCCCGGCATCTCGCACACTATGATTGACGGAGCCGTGTTCAAGGATGAGGTTGAAAGCAAGGGCGTAATGGCTGTACCGACGGTATTGCTGAACGGCGAGACCTTTGGCAGCGGCCGTATGTCGATTGAGGAAATTTTGGCCAAAATCGTGGAAGCTCCTGACGCTTCTGAGTTTAACGACAAGGCTCCGTTCGACGTGCTTGTAGTGGGCGGCGGTCCAGCAGGTGCCAGCGCGGCGATCTATGCGGCTCGCAAGGGCATTCGCACAGGTATCGTTGCTGAGCGCTTTGGCGGGCAAGTGATGGACACGGTTGGCATCGAGAACTTCATCAGCGTGAAGTACACGGAAGGTCCGAAGCTTGCTGCAAGTCTTGAGGAGCATGTGAAGGAATACCAAGTCGACGTGATGAAGCTGCAGCGGGCTACTCGTCTGGAGAAAAAGGATCTGATCGAGCTCGAGCTCGAGAATGGCGCCGTGCTGAAGAGCAAAACCGTCATCCTGTCGACTGGCGCTCGCTGGCGCAATATAGGCGTGCCTGGCGAAGAGGAGTTCAAGAACAAAGGCGTGGCTTATTGCCCGCACTGTGATGGCCCTCTATTCGCAGGGAAAGATGTGGCGGTTATCGGCGGCGGCAACTCCGGCATCGAGGCTGCAATCGATCTTGCGGGCATCGTGAAGCATGTGACTGTGCTGGAATTTAATCCAGAGCTGAAGGCTGATTCCGTGCTGCAGGATCGTCTGTACAGCCTGCCGAACGTTACGGTGATCAAAAACGCCCAAACCAAAGAAATTACCGGCACTGACAAGGTTAATGGCATTTCTTATACCGACCGTGACACGGGGCTGGTGCATCATGTGGAGCTTCAGGGCGTGTTTGTGCAGATTGGTCTTGTGCCGAACACCGACTGGCTGGGCGATGCCGTTGAGCGCACGCGCATGGGCGAGATCGTGATCAACAACCACGGAGCTACAAGCTTGCCTGGCGTATTCGCTGCGGGCGACTGTACAAACAGTCCTTATAAGCAAATTATCATATCTATGGGATCTGGAGCGAACGCTGCCCTCGGCGCATTTGACTATTTGATCCGCAACTAAATATATGGATCACGAAGAGAGCTGTTTCCTCGCCACTTGGCGAAGGTACGGCTTTTCTTTGCATTCGTTCCGTCTAATGTCGTTAAGGGTACGATAAGGGTATAGACTGTATTTATAGCTATTGTTAATTATACGAATTACATGTATAGCTCCTCCTTGTATTATAGTGTAATTACAAAAATAAAACAGAGCAGCCGATCGAAATCGCCGACGGAATAAGCGTAGCTCTGAAGGGAGGAGAAGGGATATGGAGCCGACCACATTTGTATTGTTTGGCGCAACTGGGGATTTAGCCAAACGCAAAATCTATCCTGCCCTTTATAATTTGTTTATCGACGATAAGCTGCCTCAGTCCTTTTCCTTAATTGGGCTTGGCCGCAGGGAGCTTGCTGATGAGACGTTCCGGGCTAATATCGAGCGATCTCTCAAGGAATTTTCCCGCAGACAGCCGAATGATGACGCCAAGATGGAGCAGTTCCTACAGGCGTTCAGCTATAACGTATTAGATATAGGCCGCAAGGAAGATTATTTGAAGCTTCTGGCCAAGATCGAGGAACGGGAGAGCAGACTCGGCATAGCGCCGAACCGTTTGTTCTACTTGTCAGTAGGACCTGAGTTCTTCGAGACAATTGCCGCAAATATTCAGGAGAGCGGACTTGGTTCTGCGGATGGCTGGAAACGGCTCGTTATCGAGAAGCCTTTCGGCCATGATCTGAAGACAGCCCGAGAGCTCAACGGGATGTTAGGCAAAGCATTTGCGGAGGAAGAAATATTCCGTATCGATCATTATCTTGGCAAGCCGATGGTTCAAATGCTGAAGGTGCTTCAACAGACCAATCCAGTTATCCAGGCAATCTGGAACAATCGGAATATCGCCAACGTACAGATTACAGCAGCGGAAACTGTCGGAGTAGAAGAACGAGCGGGCTATTACGATCATGTAGGCGCCATTCGTGATATGTTCCAGAATCATATGCTGCAGCTGTTAATGATGACTGCGATCCGAACGCCGCATAAGAGCGACGCGGAACAAGTAAGATACAAGAAGAAGCTTGTTATGGAAGCGCTGGAGACGCTGCAGAAGCAGGATGTTGGCACTTCGGTCGTCCGCGGCCAATACGGAGCCGGCACCATCAAAGGCAGCTCCGTTGTGGGATATACGTCCGAGCCAGGAATCGCTCCTGAATCGACGAACGACACATTTGTTGCGGCAAAGCTTACCATTGACGATTCCTTCTGGAGAGGCGTGCCGTTCTACATTCGTACAGGCAAGCGTATGAAGGAGAAGGCTACACGTATCGTCATCGAATTCAAGGAGCCCCTGAAGCAAGCCACGGCTTCGACAGTGGAGCCCAATCTGCTCGTTATCGAGATGAGTCCTACAGACAGCATCAAGCTTCAATTGAATACGATGGACTCCAAAAGCAAAGGCGAGTTCAAGCCGGTTCAAATTGATATACATTCCAGCGGCGATGACGTTCCCGAAGCTTATGAGAATCTGATTCGCGACGCTCTGCTGGGCGATTCCACGTTTTTTGCCCATTGGGACGAAGTGGAGGCTTCATGGGCTTGGGTACAGCCCGTTCTTGAAGCTTACGAGGAGAACCTTATTCCGCTGCATGTTTACGAAGCAGGCTCCTACGGCCCAGCCGAATCGGATGCCCTGCTGGCTAGAGACGGCTATCACTGGTGGTTCGACGCAAAGCCCGAGCAAGAGGGGACAGCAGTTGAAGTCAAGCCATTAGCACATATAAACCAATAATTGGAGGTCATGAACAATGAAGTTTTTTATTGACACAGCGAATCTGGCAGATATTAAAAAGGCATATAAAATCGGCGTTTTGTCCGGTGTAACAACGAACCCATCGCTTGTTGCCAAGGAAGGCGTAAAATTCGAGGACCGTATCGAGGAAATCCTCAAAGAAGTGCCTGAGGTGGAGTCCGTATCGGCCGAAGTAACGCCAGACGCGGTGACAGCGGAAGAAATGATCGCGCAAGCTAATGAGCTGATCAAAATCAACAACAACGACAAAAACATTACCATCAAGCTGCCTATGACGATTGCGGGTCTGGAAGCATGCCGCTACCTGGCCAAAAAAGGCGTCAAAACAAACGTAACGCTGATCTTTACAGTGAACCAAGCGCTACTTGCGGCTCGCGCCGGCGCTACTTACGTGTCTCCGTTCCTGGGCCGTCTGGACGACATCTCCGAGGATGGCGTACTGCTTGTATCGAAGGTTGCTGAGCTGTTCCGCACACATAATCTGGATACACAAATTATCGCTGCTTCCGTTCGCCATCCCGATCATGTTACACGTGTTGCTATGGCGGGAGCGCACATCGCTACGATTCCTTTCTCGGTGATCGAGCAAATTTCCAAGCATCCGCTGACTGATCAAGGTATGGAGAAATTTGCGGCTGACTGGAAAAAAACCACATTGGTTTAGTTCGATACAAGAAGGAGGATCAACCATGTCTAAACAACAAATCGGCGTAATCGGTCTTGCCGTTATGGGCAAGAACCTGGCTTTGAATATTGAAAGCAGAGGCTTCACGGTATCGGTGTTCAACCGTTCCCGCGAGAAGACGGATGATCTGATGAAGGAAGCGGCGGGCAAAAACCTGGTGCCGGCTTACTCCATCGAGGAGTTCGTGCAGTCGCTGGAGACGCCGCGCAAGATCCTGATCATGGTGCAGGCGGGCGCGGGTACTGACGCGACGATCGAATCGCTTGTTCCGCATCTGGACCATGGCGACATCATCATCGACGGCGGCAACGCTTATTTCCCTGACACGCAGCGCCGCAGCAAGGAGCTGGAGGCGAAGGGCTTCCGCTTCATCGGTACGGGCGTATCCGGCGGCGAAGAGGGCGCGCTGAAGGGCCCATCCATTATGCCGGGCGGACAGAAGTCGGCCTACGAGCTGGTGGAGCCAATTCTGACGGCTATCTCCGCCAAGGTTGGCGAGGACGCATGCTGCACGTACATTGGACCGGACGGCGCTGGCCATTACGTGAAAATGGTGCACAACGGCATCGAATACGGCGATATGCAGCTGATCTGCGAAGCGTACGACCTGCTGCAGAACGTGCTGGGCGTCAGCACGGAGGAGCTCCATGAAATTTTCACGGAGTGGAACAAAGGCGAGCTGGACAGCTACCTGATCGAAATTACGCGCGACATCTTCGCGAAATACGATCCGGAGACGGGCAAGCCGATGGTAGATGTGATTCTGGACTCCGCGGGACAGAAGGGCACAGGCAAATGGACGAGCCAAAGCTCGCTGGATCTGGGCGTGCCGCTGTCCATCATAACGGAATCCGTATTCACTCGCTTCCTGTCGGCTATGAAGGAAGAGCGCGTAGCGGCAAGCAAAGTGCTGAAGGGCCCTGCGAAGGCGCCGTTCCAAGGCGATAAGGCGGCATTCATTGAATCCGTGCGCAAGGCGCTGTTCGCGAGCAAAATTTGCTCCTACGCGCAAGGCTTCGCGCAGATGCGCGCGGCTTCCGAGGAGTACGGCTGGGATCTGCGCTACGGCGACATCGCGATGATCTTCCGCGGCGGCTGCATTATCCGCGCGCGCTTCCTGCAGAACATCAAGGACGCGTACGACCGCGATCCGGAGCTTCGCAACCTGCTGCTGGATCCGTACTTCCAGAACATCGTGGAATCGTACCAGGGCGCATGGCGCGAGGTTGTCGCTGCAGCCGTGACGAACGGTGTGCCGGTACCGGCATTCGCGAGCGCGCTGGCGTACTTCGACAGCTACCGTACGGAGCGCCTGCCGGCGAACCTGCTGCAAGCGCAGCGCGACTACTTCGGCGCTCATACGTTCAAGCGTGTAGACAAGGAAGGCACGTTCCATTTCAATTGGATGGAAGCTCCGAACGGACAGGCTGTTCCAACCAAATAATAAGAGTGCAACTTACACTCCCGGCGGGGCTATGAATACCTCGCCGGGATTTTTGCATTTCGATACAGATCTGCGGAGATGATCCTTGCCAGCTTATCCACATTCATCCTATTGATGCCGATGAGCGGCAGCTGGCTTCTGATATCTGTGCCATAATTGGACAGGATCACGAAGCCTGCTCCATGCTGGGGGTTAAAGGATAGGAAGCTCGTGGAGCCATAAGTGCCGCCGTTATGCCAATACGTAGTAGAGCCATCCTTCTCCTTATAGAACATCCATGCATAACCGACGCCAATGCCTCTGCTCTTGAGAAGGGGATGATGCTCCTTCTGGCTGTGCTGAATGGCGAGGTGCAGAGCTTCATCCGCCTGGCCTAGCTGAGCCTGTATGTAGCGAAGCATATCGGGCATCGTGGAGCAGACGGCACCGGCGCCAGCCATTGCTTCATGGAAGTCCCAATGGGGGACAGCACTGCCTTTGGCGTTGAATACTGGGGGGAGACTCTGGGTGGAGGACTGCTCTCTCGCGCGAAGCTTCGTGGCATTCATGCCTAGCGGCTTCAGGATGTGCTCCTGCAGCAGCTCGCCCAGGCTGAGCCCGAGGCGCCTTGCGAGAATCCAGCCAAGCAGGCCGAAGCCGTAATTGGAGTACAGATGCTTAGGGGAACTCGGCTTCTTATTCTCAGCAAGCACAGCTGCTGCTAGGTGCTCCTCCTTGTAATTGGAGTAAGGATTAAGCTTATCTGTAACGGTTTCGCGGAAATTGGCTGGAATTCTAGGCAAATGAGAGGTGTGCGTAACAAGCTGGTGCAGGGTTGCAGCTTGGGCGAAAGGGCTTGCGGACCATTCCGGCACGAGTTCGGCAAGCGAGTCTGTCGCGCTCCAATAGCCTTTCCTCTCGCCAATGGCCAGGAGCAGGCCTGTCATTGTTTTGGTAAGCGAGCCGATTTCGTAAGCATCCTCCGACTCCATATGGGCAATGGGTTGACCGTCAGACCATATCAACAGCCGTCCATTCTGAATCAGACCGATCGCCAGTCGGTGGTTGGGCTTGCTTGAGAAGCGGCTGACGCGGCTTTGCTTTAATATTTTCCCAATTGCTTGCTCCAAAGTGTTCACTTCTTTCTCTAAGTGCTTGGCAGGTAAGCCAGCATTGGATTGTACGTACAAAAGGAATCATGGTTACATATCCCGTATGATGATATACTCGGGACAAATCATCAAAGGAGCTGTCATTGGTATGTTGGAACGTAACTGGGGGGGCAATTATCGTTATCACTCAATCGGCCTATATGCTCCGGAAACTGTGGAGCAAGCCCAGGAGCTGGTCGCAGCCGGCCAAGTTGTCAAATCCCTGGGCTCACGCCACTCCTTCAACGGCCTTGCGGACACTGAAGGTGTCCACCTCTCCCTGGAGCGCTTGAACCGTGTCCTATGGCTGGACAAGGAGCGTGGGAAGGTGACTGTAGAAGGAGGCATTCGTTATGGCGAGCTCGGGAGCTACCTGCATAAGCACGGCTATGCGCTTCGCAATCTGGCGTCGCTGCCCCATATTTCCGTCGCTGGCGCTTGTGCCACGGCAACGCACGGCTCCGGCGACAGGAATGGCAGCCTAGCGACAGAGGTGGATGCCCTGGAGATTATAAAGTCAGATGGCGAGCTCATCTCATTGTCTCGCGAGGAGCATCCCGATACGTTCCCCGGAGCGGTTGTAAATGTCGGTGCGCTGGGGATAGTGACGAAGCTGACACTGAATGTAGTGCCGGCGTATGAGGTCAGCCAAACCGTCTACGAAGGCCTTCCGCTGGCCAAGCTGGAGGACAGTCTTGACGCTATATTCGCCGGCGGCTACAGCGTGAGCTTGTTCACGGATTGGCAGGACTCGCTGTTTAACCAGGTGTGGCTGAAGCGTCAGCATGCTGAGGATGTATCCTATCCAAGTCATTACTTTGGGGCGAAGGCCTCGGCGGTAAAGCTGCATCCCGTGCCGGGCTTCGCATCCATCAATTGCAGCGAGCAGCTGAGCGTCCCGGGTCCATGGCATGAGCGGCTGCCGCATTTCCGAATGGACTTTACGCCAAGCGCTGGAGAGGAGCTGCAGAGCGAATATTTTGTCGCTCGAGAGCATGCGTATGAGGCACTGTGCGCACTCGATAGGCTTCGGGCGAGGATCTCTCCGCTACTGTACGTGTCGGAGGTTCGGACAGTAGCGGCCGATGATTTGTGGTTAAGTCCTTATCGCGGCCAGGCTACAATAGGCATTCATTTTACCTGGAAGCCAGTGTGGGACGAGGTTCGTCAAGTGCTCCCGCTGATCGAAGAGAGCCTGGAGCGATGGAGCGCTCGTCCTCATTGGGGCAAGCTGTTCACGATGGGTCCAGAGCACCTCCAGCCGCTCTATGAGAAGCTCGGCGACTTCCGGAGCTTGGCTGAACGCTTCGATCCCGAAGGCAAGTTCCACAATTCTTTTCTTGAGCGATATGTGCTGAACAGGGCTTGAATGACACCTTTGCCGCATATGCCGGAAGCCCTCTCGATCAGCGATTTGGCTGAGGGGAGGGCTTCTTCATGATGCTATTGGATTTCCTGATGCTATTAAATGATCACTGCGGTGCCGCTTACCGCTACCATCAGCATGCCTTCGCGAATAACCTCGTAATCGATGTCCACCCCGACGATGGCATTTGCGCCCATGCGGGAGGCGTGCTGCGTCATCTCTGCGAATGCGGCGTCTCGGGCTTCCTGGAGCTTGGACTCATATACGCCGGAGCGTCCTCCTACAAAGTCCGTGATGGACGCCATAAAGTCTCTTACTACGTTCGCTCCCATAATAACCTCGCCTGTCGTGATGCCCAAATATTGCTTAACTGGATAACCTTCAACGGTTGCCGTAGTTGTGATTAGCATGTCTACATTCTCCTTCGCTAAATAAATAGAATAAACGTTCATACGTTGCTGAAGCATGTAGGTTCCGCTTTCTATTCAAGCGTTTCCTGTATTTTTGCAAGAAGAGGTTGCTTGTGAGGGGAGAATGACGGACAATAGGAGCATTGCATGATGCAGTCAAGGCAAGATGGAGCATAAATAATTAGGGTAGAAAGCCGGTATGCCACA
This genomic window contains:
- the ahpC gene encoding alkyl hydroperoxide reductase subunit C, producing MSLIGKEVLPFKASAYHNGKFIDVSEADFKGKWSVVCFYPADFTFVCPTELGDLQDQYATLKSLGVEVYSVSTDTHFTHKAWHDSSETIGKIEYIMIGDPSHTISRNFDVLIEEDGLADRGTFIIDPDGVIQTVEITAGGIGRDASSLINKIKAAQYVRNNPGEVCPAKWQEGSTTLKPSLDLVGKI
- the ahpF gene encoding alkyl hydroperoxide reductase subunit F, whose amino-acid sequence is MLLDADIKAQLQQYLQLMEGDVLIKVSAGADPASKDMLALMDELVSMTSRIQVERAELSRTPSFSVNRAGEDTGVVFAGIPLGHEFTSLVLALLQASGRAPKVDQSVIDGIKGIKGTYAFESYISLSCHNCPDVVQALNLMSILNPGISHTMIDGAVFKDEVESKGVMAVPTVLLNGETFGSGRMSIEEILAKIVEAPDASEFNDKAPFDVLVVGGGPAGASAAIYAARKGIRTGIVAERFGGQVMDTVGIENFISVKYTEGPKLAASLEEHVKEYQVDVMKLQRATRLEKKDLIELELENGAVLKSKTVILSTGARWRNIGVPGEEEFKNKGVAYCPHCDGPLFAGKDVAVIGGGNSGIEAAIDLAGIVKHVTVLEFNPELKADSVLQDRLYSLPNVTVIKNAQTKEITGTDKVNGISYTDRDTGLVHHVELQGVFVQIGLVPNTDWLGDAVERTRMGEIVINNHGATSLPGVFAAGDCTNSPYKQIIISMGSGANAALGAFDYLIRN
- the zwf gene encoding glucose-6-phosphate dehydrogenase; its protein translation is MEPTTFVLFGATGDLAKRKIYPALYNLFIDDKLPQSFSLIGLGRRELADETFRANIERSLKEFSRRQPNDDAKMEQFLQAFSYNVLDIGRKEDYLKLLAKIEERESRLGIAPNRLFYLSVGPEFFETIAANIQESGLGSADGWKRLVIEKPFGHDLKTARELNGMLGKAFAEEEIFRIDHYLGKPMVQMLKVLQQTNPVIQAIWNNRNIANVQITAAETVGVEERAGYYDHVGAIRDMFQNHMLQLLMMTAIRTPHKSDAEQVRYKKKLVMEALETLQKQDVGTSVVRGQYGAGTIKGSSVVGYTSEPGIAPESTNDTFVAAKLTIDDSFWRGVPFYIRTGKRMKEKATRIVIEFKEPLKQATASTVEPNLLVIEMSPTDSIKLQLNTMDSKSKGEFKPVQIDIHSSGDDVPEAYENLIRDALLGDSTFFAHWDEVEASWAWVQPVLEAYEENLIPLHVYEAGSYGPAESDALLARDGYHWWFDAKPEQEGTAVEVKPLAHINQ
- the fsa gene encoding fructose-6-phosphate aldolase is translated as MKFFIDTANLADIKKAYKIGVLSGVTTNPSLVAKEGVKFEDRIEEILKEVPEVESVSAEVTPDAVTAEEMIAQANELIKINNNDKNITIKLPMTIAGLEACRYLAKKGVKTNVTLIFTVNQALLAARAGATYVSPFLGRLDDISEDGVLLVSKVAELFRTHNLDTQIIAASVRHPDHVTRVAMAGAHIATIPFSVIEQISKHPLTDQGMEKFAADWKKTTLV
- the gndA gene encoding NADP-dependent phosphogluconate dehydrogenase, producing MSKQQIGVIGLAVMGKNLALNIESRGFTVSVFNRSREKTDDLMKEAAGKNLVPAYSIEEFVQSLETPRKILIMVQAGAGTDATIESLVPHLDHGDIIIDGGNAYFPDTQRRSKELEAKGFRFIGTGVSGGEEGALKGPSIMPGGQKSAYELVEPILTAISAKVGEDACCTYIGPDGAGHYVKMVHNGIEYGDMQLICEAYDLLQNVLGVSTEELHEIFTEWNKGELDSYLIEITRDIFAKYDPETGKPMVDVILDSAGQKGTGKWTSQSSLDLGVPLSIITESVFTRFLSAMKEERVAASKVLKGPAKAPFQGDKAAFIESVRKALFASKICSYAQGFAQMRAASEEYGWDLRYGDIAMIFRGGCIIRARFLQNIKDAYDRDPELRNLLLDPYFQNIVESYQGAWREVVAAAVTNGVPVPAFASALAYFDSYRTERLPANLLQAQRDYFGAHTFKRVDKEGTFHFNWMEAPNGQAVPTK
- a CDS encoding serine hydrolase domain-containing protein, encoding MEQAIGKILKQSRVSRFSSKPNHRLAIGLIQNGRLLIWSDGQPIAHMESEDAYEIGSLTKTMTGLLLAIGERKGYWSATDSLAELVPEWSASPFAQAATLHQLVTHTSHLPRIPANFRETVTDKLNPYSNYKEEHLAAAVLAENKKPSSPKHLYSNYGFGLLGWILARRLGLSLGELLQEHILKPLGMNATKLRAREQSSTQSLPPVFNAKGSAVPHWDFHEAMAGAGAVCSTMPDMLRYIQAQLGQADEALHLAIQHSQKEHHPLLKSRGIGVGYAWMFYKEKDGSTTYWHNGGTYGSTSFLSFNPQHGAGFVILSNYGTDIRSQLPLIGINRMNVDKLARIISADLYRNAKIPARYS
- a CDS encoding FAD-binding protein, with product MLERNWGGNYRYHSIGLYAPETVEQAQELVAAGQVVKSLGSRHSFNGLADTEGVHLSLERLNRVLWLDKERGKVTVEGGIRYGELGSYLHKHGYALRNLASLPHISVAGACATATHGSGDRNGSLATEVDALEIIKSDGELISLSREEHPDTFPGAVVNVGALGIVTKLTLNVVPAYEVSQTVYEGLPLAKLEDSLDAIFAGGYSVSLFTDWQDSLFNQVWLKRQHAEDVSYPSHYFGAKASAVKLHPVPGFASINCSEQLSVPGPWHERLPHFRMDFTPSAGEELQSEYFVAREHAYEALCALDRLRARISPLLYVSEVRTVAADDLWLSPYRGQATIGIHFTWKPVWDEVRQVLPLIEESLERWSARPHWGKLFTMGPEHLQPLYEKLGDFRSLAERFDPEGKFHNSFLERYVLNRA
- a CDS encoding YbjQ family protein, whose protein sequence is MLITTTATVEGYPVKQYLGITTGEVIMGANVVRDFMASITDFVGGRSGVYESKLQEARDAAFAEMTQHASRMGANAIVGVDIDYEVIREGMLMVAVSGTAVII